A single genomic interval of Candidatus Thermoplasmatota archaeon harbors:
- a CDS encoding 50S ribosomal protein L37e yields MTKGTTSKGKFKTHTHRRCRRCGRHSFHVQQRRCASCGFGDGPKLRKYAWSKKTHRPNRGR; encoded by the coding sequence ATGACCAAAGGCACCACGTCAAAGGGCAAATTCAAGACCCACACGCATCGCCGGTGCCGTCGCTGCGGCCGCCACAGCTTCCACGTCCAGCAGCGGCGCTGCGCCTCGTGCGGCTTTGGCGACGGGCCCAAGCTGCGCAAGTACGCGTGGTCGAAGAAGACCCACCGCCCCAACCGCGGACGGTAG
- a CDS encoding LSM domain-containing protein, giving the protein MPPEKGPRKRPLDVLNATLNARVIVQVRGQKEYRGVLDGYDHPHMNLVLKNAEEVQHAGTPEETTQRHDLIILRGDNIIFISP; this is encoded by the coding sequence ATGCCGCCCGAGAAGGGCCCGCGCAAGCGACCGCTCGATGTCCTCAACGCCACGCTCAACGCGCGCGTCATCGTGCAGGTCCGCGGCCAGAAGGAGTACCGCGGCGTGCTCGACGGATACGACCATCCGCACATGAACCTCGTTCTCAAGAACGCCGAGGAAGTGCAGCACGCCGGCACGCCGGAGGAGACGACGCAGCGGCACGATCTCATCATCCTCCGCGGCGACAACATCATCTTCATCTCCCCGTGA
- a CDS encoding choice-of-anchor V domain-containing protein, whose amino-acid sequence MRQGGKAALGIGIVLAATLALVAGVESRSDGTGVLAREGCTCHAPSPSDFAAVRIDAPTSFVGGARYTITVTVEAPLPRLPVAANLGGFALEVSAGELAVPEGALDVRASGALASHTSEGNDQRAWRVDWIAPLEGGEVTIVAAANAANGDGRSDALDLWNRAEVVVRGSPETPSQDPEPPPSADEEESPVLDEPPPAQKTPLPLFLALVALSLAASARRRA is encoded by the coding sequence GTGCGGCAAGGCGGCAAGGCGGCCCTCGGGATTGGAATCGTGCTTGCGGCCACGCTCGCGCTTGTCGCCGGGGTGGAGAGCCGATCCGACGGCACGGGCGTGCTCGCGCGAGAGGGCTGCACCTGCCATGCGCCTTCCCCCTCCGACTTCGCGGCCGTGCGGATCGACGCTCCCACGTCCTTCGTCGGCGGCGCGCGCTACACCATCACCGTCACGGTCGAAGCGCCGCTGCCGCGGCTGCCCGTCGCCGCCAACCTTGGCGGCTTCGCGTTGGAAGTCTCCGCCGGCGAGCTTGCCGTGCCCGAGGGAGCCTTGGACGTGCGCGCAAGCGGCGCGCTTGCCTCGCACACCTCCGAGGGCAACGATCAGCGCGCCTGGCGCGTGGACTGGATCGCGCCCCTCGAAGGCGGCGAGGTCACGATCGTGGCGGCGGCCAACGCGGCCAACGGCGACGGACGATCGGACGCCTTGGACCTGTGGAACCGCGCCGAGGTCGTCGTCCGCGGCTCGCCCGAGACGCCGTCGCAGGATCCGGAGCCGCCCCCGTCGGCCGACGAGGAGGAGTCGCCCGTGCTCGACGAGCCGCCACCGGCCCAGAAAACGCCGCTGCCGCTCTTTCTCGCGCTTGTCGCGCTCTCGCTTGCCGCAAGCGCGCGTCGGCGGGCTTAA
- a CDS encoding glycosyltransferase — protein MRIGMFSDTWLPTIDGVVTSLLPVRAELARRGHEVYVFAPGDEEAIEANKNPNVILSKGRDFRAYPEYHISLARMKIRKLVRERRVDIVHSHGVALMGMRAVWAARTNNLPLVFTYHTRVDEAAGYIARPGRPREIMRRLITKHVNWYLRRCDVVIAPSRATADHILETSGGNVRQMEVVPNGVDLTRFPETPSKAILARLGINEKTPTLLTVGRIAKEKSLETVIRSAPAILRNVPDARFVIVGKGPAREEVEKEVANAGLSDRFVFTGYLDDADVAGLYAHASAFLMPSRLETQGMVVLEAMRYGLVPVCADAGGVRDYVEHGRNGFLYAPGDSEALAEGVAKALAAGAPVSQSARETARRFSVEGAVDRLLALYGEAVAKGRGHSRLRAASKA, from the coding sequence ATGCGCATCGGGATGTTCTCGGACACGTGGCTTCCCACGATCGACGGGGTCGTCACGAGTCTGCTCCCGGTCCGGGCGGAGCTTGCGCGCCGCGGCCACGAGGTGTACGTCTTTGCGCCCGGCGACGAGGAGGCGATCGAGGCCAACAAGAATCCCAACGTCATCCTCTCGAAGGGGCGGGACTTCCGCGCGTATCCGGAATACCACATCAGCCTTGCGCGGATGAAGATCCGCAAGCTCGTGCGCGAGCGGCGCGTCGACATCGTGCACAGTCACGGCGTCGCGCTCATGGGCATGCGCGCGGTGTGGGCGGCGCGCACGAACAACCTCCCGCTCGTCTTCACGTACCATACGCGCGTCGACGAGGCCGCCGGCTACATCGCGCGACCCGGACGTCCGCGCGAGATCATGCGGAGGCTCATCACCAAGCACGTCAACTGGTACCTGCGGCGATGCGACGTCGTGATCGCTCCCTCGCGCGCCACGGCCGACCACATCCTGGAGACAAGCGGCGGCAACGTCCGCCAGATGGAGGTCGTCCCCAACGGGGTCGACCTCACGCGGTTCCCGGAGACACCCAGCAAGGCCATCCTGGCGCGGCTGGGGATCAACGAGAAAACGCCGACCCTGCTCACGGTGGGCCGCATCGCCAAAGAGAAGAGCCTCGAGACGGTCATTCGCTCGGCGCCGGCCATCCTTCGGAACGTCCCGGACGCCCGCTTCGTGATCGTGGGCAAGGGACCGGCGCGCGAGGAGGTCGAGAAAGAGGTGGCCAACGCGGGCCTTTCCGATCGGTTCGTGTTCACCGGGTACCTCGACGACGCCGACGTGGCCGGCCTCTACGCCCACGCGTCGGCCTTCCTCATGCCGTCCCGCCTCGAGACCCAAGGCATGGTCGTGCTCGAAGCCATGCGCTACGGTCTTGTGCCCGTGTGCGCCGACGCCGGCGGCGTGCGCGACTACGTCGAGCACGGGCGGAACGGTTTCCTCTACGCGCCCGGCGACTCCGAGGCGCTGGCCGAGGGCGTCGCCAAAGCCCTCGCGGCTGGGGCGCCCGTCTCGCAGAGCGCGCGCGAAACGGCGCGGCGCTTCTCGGTCGAGGGCGCCGTGGACCGGCTCCTTGCGCTCTACGGCGAGGCCGTCGCCAAAGGGCGGGGCCATTCGAGGCTTCGCGCCGCGTCGAAGGCTTGA